CAATTAACGAGTAGGCCAGATCAACAGATGGCAAGTCCTTGAGCTTTTGAGGCTGGTCAAGATGGCGTAATGAAACGTTCTCAAGATTCGATTCTTTCAGATAATTCTCAGCCAGCTGCAAATGAGATTTTGAGATGTCGTAGGCAATGACTTCAGAAAAGTTTCTGGCTAGCCAGCAGGTCAAGCGACCTACTCCACAGCCGTATTCTAAGCAAGTTTTGAGCTGACCTGGATCAACGCCATTACGCTCCAAGGTTCTCAGTAGGAGAGCTACATCGTGAAATCCAGATTTATAGAACTCGTCCTCAGTCTCTTGAATTTGAGAAGATTTGAACTTTTCAGCACTTATAACAGACCAGTGAGGTTCAGAAGCGCCAAGCTGGTTCCATACACCTTGAATATGAGAAAAAAGGGCCTGCAAATCAGTAGCCTGCTCGATTGGCAGAGGAGGTTCATGACCCAATAGCGAGACTGTATAAAAGGCTTGAGGGTTATTCTGTTTAAACTCCTCAGAGGTTAGAAACATTTCCCTGAGCGCTTGAATATTGTTTGCGCTTTTTATCTTTTCCTCTAGGGCGTAAAGGCTTTCTGGCTCTCTATCCAAAAAGAGTCGGTAAGCCCAAACAACCATTTCTTGTGTGATTTGATACGGTTTATTTGCCGTTTCCATGCTTCTGATATCCAGCAACTTAATAAGCAACGCATAAGGTCTAGCAGTGGGGCAAGCAGTTTATTGTTGCAGGAACTCCTTAAGTTCAGTCAAACATACCCACAGCTTCCTTAGCGGATCAGCACCAGTGTAGCGGCTAACATCAGACCCACTCCAAGAACTGTCTTGAGCGTCAACGGCTCGCCCAAAAACAGCACAGAGAACACCAGCACCAGCACCAGCCCTAACCTGTCTAGCGGAGCCACTAGGGCAGCTGGCCCCAGCTGCAGCGCCTTGAAATAGCAAAGCCACGACAACCCCGTTGCTAGGCCCGACATGATTAAAAACAAAAGGGTCTTGCGCGATATCTCAAACAGTCCCGGCAGCTGCCCCTGAGCCAGAACAATGCCCCAGGCAACTAGCAAAATCACAACTGTGCGAATCGCTGTAGCCAAATTAGAATTGATCGCCTCAACCCCAATCTTGGCAAAAATCGTCGTTAAAGCAGCAAAAACTGCAGACAGCAGCGCAAAAACCCACCAAGATTCACCTTCAACCATGACTCACCCGCTGTTTAGCTACCACCTTCGAACGATGGGGCAGCCAGCTCAGGATAATGACTTAACACCTCACTCGGTGGGCCTTCACACTGCACCCTTCCCTGGTCTAGAACGAGCACCCAATCGGCTTTTTGTAGAACTGCCGGACGGTGGGAGACGACTAAGCAGGTGGGGGTGGAGGGGTGGGAGGGTAGAGGGGCGGAGTCCGTTCTGGCTCCTTGGCTCCCCTGCCTCCCTGCTCTCCCTTCAAACAGTTTTGCCCATAGCTGCTGCTCGGTTTCTACGTCTAGGGCACTGGAGAGATCATCGAATACCAACAGTTCGGACTGGCGCAGCAGCATACGGGCGGCGGCAGCGCGCTGTTTTTGGCCGCCGGAGAGTCTGAGTCCACGGGTGCCGATGAGGGTATTGAGGCCTTCTGGCATAGTGGCTAGGTCGCGGTCAAAAATGGCGGTTGCGATCGCACCCTCCACCCGCTCCGAACTCACCTCCAGTCCCAGCAGCAGATTTTCCCTCAAAGTAGCGCTAAACAGCTCTGGAATTTGCGGTGTGTACGCACTGCGCGGCGGCACAAAAAAGCACTCTGGCTGCTCTACCTGCTGCTGGTTCCAGTAGACAGTTCCCGCCTGGGCAGACAGCAGCCCCAGCAGCACCCGCAGCAGCGTCGTTTTCCCGGCTCCCACTGGCCCTGTAATTACTGTCAGGCTGCCCCGCTTCAGCGTCAGATTAATGTCTGAAATGCCTCCCCCGGTATCTGGATACCGATAGGTCAAGCCAACCGCCCGCAGAGTCTGTAGCGTTTCTATTTGCATCAAAGGCCGCTGTTGCAGAGGCAGCCGGTTAGGCATACGGCCTAATAGATCTTGCAGGTAGAGCGGGTTAGGGGCGACAAGGGCGAGGGAGGGGTGAGGGGTAGATGGGTAGGGGATGGAGGGGTAGGGGGTGGATGAGGAAACAGCGGAGTCTTCTCCTGGTTCCCCCCGCTCACCTGCTCCACTTCCCTGCTCCCTCTCATCCACTCTCCCACCCCTCCACCCTCCTACTAACTCTCCCATGCGCTCAAACGACACTTCACTTTGCTTAGATACAGCCAAAAAGCCGCCCAAAAAGCTCATAAAGTAGGTGACGAAAGAAAGGTTATAAATAAAAAGGGCCAGATCGCCAACACTGAGGGGATCCTGACCGCTCTGCATGAACTGGGCTGCCAAGAGCAGCACTAGGCCAGTCCCCAAGCTGATGATATTTTCAAAGCCAGAGTCTAAAACGGCTGAGAAGACGCGATCGCGCACCATTAACCGCTGGCGAATGTGGCAGCGACGTTCTAGTTCGCTCAGGACGGGGGCTTCGGCTCCGGCGACTTTGATGGCCTGAACGGCGCTCAAGAGTTCTCCAATGAGTCCGGTGACTTGCTGAGTTGCTTGGCGGCTGGCGCGACGGTAGCGCTTGAGGCGATGTTCGGCTTGGTGGGCCAGAGCTGCGATCGCACACAGGGGCAAAAAGACCAGCAGGGTAATTGCCCAGTTAACGCTAAGCAAAATTCCCAACGACACCAGAGCAAACACCCCCGCCCCAAAAACCTCGTTAGTGCCGACTACCGTATCTTCGATCTGGCTAACGTCATCTCGAAAATAGCTGAGCACTTCTCCCGGTGCTACGGTGGGGCCGGTGGGGCCTAATCTCAGCGGTTCTGCCCCTGGGCGTTTCAGCAGCTCTCCCAGCAGGTTATGCCGCACCAAAGCGCTCATCATAAAACGGTGCTGGGTTTTGGTTATCCGTCCGGCAAAGATCGCCACAATTCGGGCTGCGCCGGTGGCTAGCAGCAGCGCAATCCAGCCCCAGGGCGACAAGGCCAGCGCAGAGTCTCCGGTCAGCGTATTGAAATACTCACGGAGAATCAGTCCCGGCACCGCTGGCAGACCCAGAATGAACAGCCACAGAAAGGTGTCGCTCCAGTAAAGCCGTTGGGCATAGCGGATCAGCTGCCAGAGCAGCTGCCAGATGGAGGGATGAGCAGGGCGCATGGAGCAGGCCGTGATTGAAAGGATTTTGGCTGTAGCTTAGCTGAACTCTGCAAAGAATCCACTAAGCCAGATTTTAGGTTCTGCTTAGGGAGCGGGAGGAATACGAGCAATTCGGCAGGATCTGAGGGGTGAAGGCAGCTGAAAGGCCGGTACGAAGCCGTCTTCGCTATCCAGGTACAGCTCACTAGCGATCAGTAAATCAGCAGCACTGCTCAAGGGTGACAAGTCACCAAACAGGTAGCTTGGCTTGTGGGTTCCTACCAAGGCTACTGCACAAGGATGATCGCAAATGCAGAGGCAACTCGTGGTCTCAAGGGCAAGTTCATTCCGGCGAGGCCAGGTTTGATGAAGTTGCTTAAGCTGTTCTAGCAGGTGAGTGCCGCTAGTCTGCCCCTCAGATTTCTCAAGATTGGCTGACATCCCACAGGCTTCACAGACAATCAGAAGATGCTTACTCATGTTTATTTCAGGAATGAGTGACCAAATACGTAAATAGGTCGTCGATCACACGGTTAGCGGCAACCGCGCCGCTGCCAATCCAATAGCTCGGCACGACATACACCCGACCCTGCTGAACGGCTTTAAGCT
This sequence is a window from Pseudanabaena sp. FACHB-2040. Protein-coding genes within it:
- a CDS encoding class I SAM-dependent methyltransferase, whose product is METANKPYQITQEMVVWAYRLFLDREPESLYALEEKIKSANNIQALREMFLTSEEFKQNNPQAFYTVSLLGHEPPLPIEQATDLQALFSHIQGVWNQLGASEPHWSVISAEKFKSSQIQETEDEFYKSGFHDVALLLRTLERNGVDPGQLKTCLEYGCGVGRLTCWLARNFSEVIAYDISKSHLQLAENYLKESNLENVSLRHLDQPQKLKDLPSVDLAYSLIVLQHNPPPMIHLVIREILKCLNPGGVAVLQVPTYRLGYQFSLQEYLSASTTKKEIEMHVLPQKEIFEIARHENCYPLEVLEDNKAGLTYGHRSNTFVIQKER
- a CDS encoding EamA family transporter produces the protein MVEGESWWVFALLSAVFAALTTIFAKIGVEAINSNLATAIRTVVILLVAWGIVLAQGQLPGLFEISRKTLLFLIMSGLATGLSWLCYFKALQLGPAALVAPLDRLGLVLVLVFSVLFLGEPLTLKTVLGVGLMLAATLVLIR
- a CDS encoding ABC transporter ATP-binding protein produces the protein MRPAHPSIWQLLWQLIRYAQRLYWSDTFLWLFILGLPAVPGLILREYFNTLTGDSALALSPWGWIALLLATGAARIVAIFAGRITKTQHRFMMSALVRHNLLGELLKRPGAEPLRLGPTGPTVAPGEVLSYFRDDVSQIEDTVVGTNEVFGAGVFALVSLGILLSVNWAITLLVFLPLCAIAALAHQAEHRLKRYRRASRQATQQVTGLIGELLSAVQAIKVAGAEAPVLSELERRCHIRQRLMVRDRVFSAVLDSGFENIISLGTGLVLLLAAQFMQSGQDPLSVGDLALFIYNLSFVTYFMSFLGGFLAVSKQSEVSFERMGELVGGWRGGRVDEREQGSGAGERGEPGEDSAVSSSTPYPSIPYPSTPHPSLALVAPNPLYLQDLLGRMPNRLPLQQRPLMQIETLQTLRAVGLTYRYPDTGGGISDINLTLKRGSLTVITGPVGAGKTTLLRVLLGLLSAQAGTVYWNQQQVEQPECFFVPPRSAYTPQIPELFSATLRENLLLGLEVSSERVEGAIATAIFDRDLATMPEGLNTLIGTRGLRLSGGQKQRAAAARMLLRQSELLVFDDLSSALDVETEQQLWAKLFEGRAGRQGSQGARTDSAPLPSHPSTPTCLVVSHRPAVLQKADWVLVLDQGRVQCEGPPSEVLSHYPELAAPSFEGGS
- a CDS encoding DUF1636 family protein, coding for MSKHLLIVCEACGMSANLEKSEGQTSGTHLLEQLKQLHQTWPRRNELALETTSCLCICDHPCAVALVGTHKPSYLFGDLSPLSSAADLLIASELYLDSEDGFVPAFQLPSPLRSCRIARIPPAP